A single Brassica rapa cultivar Chiifu-401-42 chromosome A04, CAAS_Brap_v3.01, whole genome shotgun sequence DNA region contains:
- the LOC103865314 gene encoding protein trichome birefringence-like 37, with protein MGFKFISLFLLLLPLLTLTILSRADQALASDKKPHESHRNRTVLASAGRVKIAALKGRKQTRECNLFQGRWVFDASYPFYDSSTCPFIDGEFDCLKFGRPDRQFLKYSWQPDSCTIPRFDGQAFLNKWRGKRVMFVGDSLSQNMWESLGCMIHASVPDTKTTFIKRTPVSSLIFQEYGVTIFLYRTPYLVDISKETVGRVLNLGTIEGGADVWKDMDILVFNSWHWWLHKGVELQGWDYIRTGSSLIRDMDRLDAFNKGLTTWAQWVDQNVNISQTRVFFQGISPTHYVGKEWNEPRDNCNGQMQPLSGSTYPGGSLPAASIVSRVLSSMKTPVYLLDITTLSQLRKDAHPSTYGAAGGSDCSHWCLPGLPDTWNQLLYAALSM; from the exons atGGGTTTCAAATTCATCTCTctgttccttcttcttcttccacttctCACACTCACAATCTTGTCCAGAGCCGACCAGGCCCTGGCTTCCGACAAGAAACCACATGAGAGCCATCGCAACAGAACCGTGTTGGCCAGCGCCGGAAGAGTAAAAATAGCGGCGTTGAAAGGGAGGAAGCAAACGAGAGAATGTAACTTGTTCCAAGGGAGATGGGTTTTTGATGCTTCTTACCCTTTCTACGATTCCTCCACTTGTCCATTCATAGACGGCGAGTTTGATTGTCTCAAATTTGGTCGACCAGACAGACAGTTCCTCAAGTACTCTTGGCAGCCTGATTCATGCACCATCCCAAG ATTCGATGGACAAGCGTTTCTGAATAAATGGAGAGGGAAACGAGTTATGTTTGTGGGAGACTCACTGAGTCAAAACATGTGGGAATCATTAGGATGCATGATACATGCATCGGTACCAGACACCAAGACCACTTTTATCAAGCGTACCCCAGTCTCCTCTCTCATTTTCCAG GAATATGGAGTTACAATATTCCTATACCGAACACCATACCTAGTGGATATCTCCAAAGAAACCGTAGGGCGTGTGCTTAACCTTGGAACTATCGAAGGTGGTGCTGATGTTTGGAAAGACATGGACATTCTCGTCTTCAATTCCTGGCACTGGTGGCTTCACAAAGGAGTAGAATTACAAGG GTGGGATTATATAAGAACTGGGTCTTCATTGATTAGAGACATGGACCGTCTTGATGCTTTCAACAAAGGGCTCACCACTTGGGCTCAATGGGTTGATCAAAATGTTAATATTTCGCAAACCCGAGTTTTCTTCCAAGGCATTTCTCCTACTCACTACGT GGGAAAGGAATGGAATGAGCCAAGGGATAATTGCAACGGGCAGATGCAACCGTTGAGCGGATCAACATATCCAGGTGGTTCACTTCCTGCAGCAAGCATCGTGTCCCGAGTGTTAAGCTCGATGAAAACACCCGTTTACTTACTTGATATCACAACTCTGTCTCAACTAAGAAAAGATGCTCATCCATCTACATATGGAGCCGCTGGAGGAAGCGATTGCAGCCACTGGTGCCTTCCTGGCTTGCCGGATACTTGGAACCAGCTTCTCTACGCAGCTCTCTCGATGTGA